A stretch of DNA from Oxyura jamaicensis isolate SHBP4307 breed ruddy duck chromosome 1 unlocalized genomic scaffold, BPBGC_Ojam_1.0 oxy1_random_OJ106551, whole genome shotgun sequence:
GCTCTCCGGGCGGTTTCTGAAAGCAGCCTGGAGGTACGACAGACCCGCGTGAAGACGCACAGCAAGAAGGGGGGAAAAGCCGGAGGGAGGGACTGCAGGGGCTTTGTCCCGCGGGTACCCCGGCCGGACCCACGCAAAGCCTTGCGCCCTGCCGCTGCCTTGTCACTGTGACCAAGCAGGCCTCGCTGGCCCCGTGCCACCGCCGCCCAGCTGCGTCCCGCGGCCCCGGCAGCGACCCGCCGGGCCTGGGAAGCGTCGCCTCCCGGTACCGGGGCTCCCAGAAACGCGGCACCGAAGCACCTCGGGTGGCACGGAGAGCGGCCGGCCCGCGAGCAGTCACCGCGTGTGTGTTTATAGGCGGAAAGCTGCAGGAGCCCGGCACTCACGGCGGGTGGCGAGGGAGCCGCAGCACGGCGCGGCCAGGGCCGCCCCATTCCGGTACGGGTCCGTGCCCGGCCCCCCCGGAGCCGGTGCTGTTAAAGGCTCCCGGTGCTGCTCCCCCCGTCCCCAGGCCAGCCGCAGCCGGACAGCCGCGGATCTCCCGGAACCGGGAGCCGGTCctcgccccccggcccctcctccgctcccccttcccctccccgccggCGCCGAGCTTACCGAGCATCAGCGGGCTGAGGCGGCGGGCCATGCCCTTGGACAGGTCGTACACGTAGAGCTGCACCGGGTGCAGCGCCGGCGGCTCCTCCATGGGGACGCGCGGTGCCGGCAGCCGCCCGCCGCgccggggctggaggggggcgGGCGCGAACCGGTGGCGGGGGCacgggaggcggcggcggcggcggcggcggcggggcgctgcGCGGTGCGCATGTGCGGCACGCAGGGACCGGCGGCGGCACTGCGCCGTTAGGCGGCGCGGCCGTTCCGCCCCGGGGCGGGGCCACGGGAGGGTGGGCGGGGCTTGAGGGGTATTCCCTCTTCTCATTGGGCAGAGGCGCGGCGAGTGGCAGGCGCCGGGGGCGCCGCCTCCCCGTTGTCCCCTCCCGCCGGCCATGTCGGACTGGGTGTCCTACTACCGCGCCGAGCGGCCGGGCGACGACGATGAGGAGCGGGAGGAAGGCGACGGCCATGAGGAGGGCACGGAGCCGGCCGGTGaggctccccgccgcccccccgggggcaGATCGAGGCCCCGGCCGGCGGGGGGCCCTTCTGCAAACGGTTTCCCCCCCATCTTCCCACAGGGGAGTACAGGTTCTCGGGCCGGGACAGCCTCATCTTCTTGGTCGATGCCTCCCAGGCCATGTTCCAGCCCTACCAGGACGAGGAGGCAGCGACGCCCTTTGACATGACCATGCAGGTGAGGCGGGCCCTGAGCGGCATACACAAGGTTTATTTCCTTGATATCCCCGGTAGAAAGAGAatgctaatgaaaaataagtaaataaggcTGTGCACTACAAAAAACGTCTTGAAAAGCAACATCTTGAACTCTTTCTCCTGGCGAAACGTAGCTTAAAGCGTTCGTTGCGGTTCTGCCGTCTGCCAGAATCAACGCGTAGAAACTGCCAGCTGCCAAAGACAGAAAACTTTTGCACCATTGCTGCCACGAATGTTGACGTTCTGACCTGTGTGCATTCTTTTCAGTGCATCCGGAACGTGTATACCAGCAAAATTATTAGCAGCGACAGGGACCTGCTGAGTGTCGTGTTCTATGGCACACAAACGAACAAGAACTCCGCCGACTTCAAGCACATCTATGTTCTTCAGGATCTGGACAATCCAGGTAAAGGCAATAAAGAGATAGGAAGGTTTATGGAGAGGgcagagataaaaaataaagtgtggtAGTGTCAGTAACTGGCCTCTCTGAAAACAGAGGTATCAGGTAGACAAAAAGGTTCTTGTTAGTGAGATGCATTTTGGGAGGGTGGATTTAGAAATCTAGTGAAAGCTTAGAAACTTCATGAGAGATTAGCCTTTTCTGTTATAGTTTGTTCAGATCTTCTTCCTGTGTCTTTTTTCAATTTTACTGTGGTAATTCACTTGCATCTGTTAAAGCTAAGAGGATCTCAAAAGAACTCTTGAAAGCCCACCATGTGCTGGCCACACTTCAGAATAATATGTGGACATTGTAAGGAGCTACAGGTTACAGCTGGTGGAGaatatcacagaatggctgaggttggaagggacctctggaggtaaTCTTGTCCAACCTGCCTGCTCAACCAGGGTCAGCTAGAACACGTTGTCCGATGTGTTAGCTGTTTGGGGTATTTCGTCCCTAATTTTCATAGTAAGTCTTGCAGTTCTTGATTTTAGTTCTTACGTTTTGTTAGGATTGCCTTGCATGCACTTGTTAACAAGGGTGCCAATTGTTGAATTGGAAAACCTAGTAGTAGTGCAATGAATGCATGCTTGGGGCTACAGATTATCTGACGGCTGAGAGTGTTGTAGGGGAGCTCTGTCTACTAGCTTCTAATAACTGCCTTTATCTCCGGggaggttttatttcattttcttaactAGGAGATGCAGGTTAGTGCTTTTGCTATCATGCTTTAATAACGCATGGGTTTTCCTGTAAGAACCGTGCCTTGTCCTACCTTCAGAATTAATTACAAGTGGGACCTGACAAGACTGCCCAAggttcttctcctttctttagaAGAAAGTGCCTTAGAATTCTAGCTCATCCTTTTTAGTCCTTCTTCCCTGCTTGCCCTTTTTGCCTTCATTAGAGGCAGTAGCTTCATCATGCTGATAAGGAGTGCGGGTGAAAGGTGGATGTtgttaaaaaggaagagaacCATACGTTTGCTGCCACTGGAGAGCCACATGGAAAAGACACGCTGTTATTGTTATGTAGTTGTTATGAAAACTTACGGtattaattaaatgaaagctgaggatgaaaataaaaatggggaaaaaaggacatttttagaTGACATTTCAAGAGTGGTATGGAATTTGAGTGAAGGACAAAGGAAGAAGCTCTGCAGAGTGCAGTAGGTGAAAAATTGAAGCTTGTCTCCCTTTTTAGGAGAAGTTGTGGGAGAAGACAGAGGAACTTCTTTTAGATGGCTGGAGAAAGGAGTCATACTTGGGCTGGAGTAATCCACAGGTCTTTAAAAAGGTGGTCAGTACCTGACTGGAGCGGTACTCTGCACCATGTGGTGATCTGTGGGCTGAATCTCACCTCTAGACTGATGCTGTCAGGCATGTGGGgcaaaggagcaggaggaatCCTCAACCTTCCCAAAGTGGAGACAGGATGTATTTCAGTCTCCGCTCCGTTTGCTGGTGGCATAGAAGCCTGCCATTCCTCTGAAGTGGGTGCAATTGGTGCATTCCCTGATGAGAACTTGTCCTTTCAATGCAGAGGGTGTGTGATGCTTTGATCGCTGCATGTTTCCCCCAACAGAAGGTGCCAAAGCACTTCATCTCCTCTTGGCCCAAGCAGGTTCTTTGAGCTGATAACCAGCTTACAAAATTGAAAAAGTTAGGCCATCTCCAAGAGTTTTCTCAGATAGGTGCTGGAAGGGCACAGCTACAGAGCTGTTAGGGGGTGTTACTCAGATATCATCTGCAAGGAACCGTCAGCGCTTATTTGGAAGAGTTTGTGGTACTTGTTTCAGTATTTCTAATACGTGTAAACACTTACTTCCCTTAGGGGCAAAGCGTGTTCTAGAGCTGGACCAATACAGGGGAGAAGAAGGACAGGCGCTTTTCCGCGAGACCTTTGGCCACAATGCTGACTATTCCCTGGGTGAAGCACTCTGGGCCTGCTCTAATCTGTTCAGCGACGTCCGAGTCAGACTGAGCCACAAAAGGATCATGCTTTTCACCAATGAGGATAACCCTCACGCCAACGACAGTGCTAAAGCCAAGCTGGCGAGGACCAGAGCTGGTGATCTGAGAGACACAGGTCAGTATTCTCCCCTTTAACGTCGGCCTGGAATTTGAGACGATAAAAGTGATGTGATGTGTCCTTGCAGCAGATGTTAAATGCATTGCTGGttcctgatggaaaaagaatgtaaaatcaTCAGAACTAAGGAATCTTTCTGGTGCTTTCTAAGTTAGAAAATTTGATATTCAATCTGAATTAGAAAATCCATGGTATCCGATAACGAACACTTACTTTCTAGGGTCTCTCTATCTATCCTCATACTGTAAATCAGAATTAGAGAGGGCCATGGAAAACAAACCATTGTTCTGCCTTTTTCCAGGAAGGAACActaggaagggaaaaatagcaCTAAGTCAACACAAAAGGAAGATTAATTATTGCATTCTGAATTAGCAGAAGAACAGCAAATTGGGCTCAGAGACTGGAGAGCAAATGTTTCGTTACTTCAGCTATGCAGCTCAGATAAGCCTTGTTTTTTTGAGTTCAGCATACATGCTAGGTCTAGAAGCTCTGAGGCATCCCTAATCCATCAGCTCTTATAACTGGGAAAGGGGAATTCGTGAACTGATTGCTTCCGTCTATGTCTGAAGGAAGATTAGGTTTTAAAGGAGCTTACCAGAGCTGTTCCACGCACAATGTTGATGCGATTCTTAATTAAGGAAGGAACCTTCTGCACGCGACATTGCTTTGACTGAAGATGAAGAAAGTCTTTTGCgtttttctttcacatctgGTGCAGATGTGGCAATTTGGATCTTTCTCTGTCAATGACAGAGAAATCTGAGTGTGTTGTGGAACATGCCAGTGtaagaaaaaagcagtttctgtcGTCCTCCtgtcttttactttctttctagGTATTATCCTGGACTTGCTGCACTTGAAGAAGCCAGGAGGGTTCGATATCTCTTTGTTCTATAGGGACATTATAAATGTAGCAGAGGATGAGGACCTTGGGATCCAGCCTGACGAATCAGGGAAATTGGAACATCTCATGAAGAAAGTACGAGCAAAGGAGGCGAGGAAAAGGACTTTAgtcaggtgtgtgtgtgtagttaCGGTATGCCATTCACTGGAAgcaactgcattttattttcagactgcGTCTCAACTACCTCTTCTGGAATGATTGGTCTGTAAAGGCATCAGTACTTAGATTCCTCAGCCTTAATTCCTAAGTATGAGATTGGTGTTTCTTCCTTGGCTTCCAAGGATATTTATCCTTGGTGGATAACAAGAGTGAAGAGCAAAAGTGCCCAAGTAAAATATCTACCCCAAAATCATCAGCTTGTGGTCTAAAATGTTCAGGTTATAGTGCAATCAGATTGAAACAAAGCTTTGCTTACTAGTGTTAACTTAGAAAAAATTAATCTCAATGTGACTGAAAGGTATTTTGGTCTGTAATTAGATAGTTATATGTGGCCAGTGCGTCTAGGCTCTTGGTATGGCTTCACACAGCCTTGATATTCCTGATCTCCTACTGAAAGATTAGAGATACTTAGAGATACAGAGAGATTAAAGGGATCTTGACAAAGCAGATGGAAAGTATTTTTGGAACCACCTACTTCATAACAGTTGATTTTACTGAGTGAATTCATAGCAGAATGATGTGGGTGCCCAGTAAGTGAATTAACGTTATAGcctgatgttttttaaaaacatatttaaaaaaaatccaacttcagctgctttttattGATCCCGCttgcaaactttatttttctgttctgggaATGTACCTCAAATTTTCTAACACCCGAGGAAGAAGAATCCTGTACCAGTGATATCTTTGAGAGGAGATCAAATAACATTCACAGTAATTCACTGTCCTACGCTCAGAACTTCAAGATTACCTTcaattttaaacttttccttctgaatttttctcttaactttattttaaatcatggtATTTTTTGTCTTGATGGATTTCTTTTGGggaattttgctttctgcttgaACGGTTGCATGAATTCAGAGGTCATTTTGCATTAAGCACAAGTGAAGCTGCCCACCCATGAACTTGTCCCGTGCTCTACCTGAGGGTAGCTGCCCTTCCGAGCGATAAAAGGTGGAAGAAATTTGGTAAATGAActgtgtttaaataatttttatgacCAGAAGTGACAGCATTACAAGAATGTTTTTATGTGAGTGAAATTTTGGAGGAAGTAATAATATGCTTCCAGTTAcacatgtgatttttttggggggggaggaggttggagaaaataaataatctaggaaattactgttttttgtttgtttgtttgttttaaaaattgatggTTCAGAAGTCTCAAGTCTGTATCTGCCTTTTTACACAGGTTAAATCTATATTTGAACAAAGATCTGTCTCTTTCTGTTGGTGTTTACAATCTTATTCAAAAAGCTTACAAGCCATATCCAGTGAAGCTGTATCGGGAAACTAACGAaccagttaaaacaaaaacgagggtatttaatggaaaaacagGCAGCTTGCTTCTGCCTAGTGATACAAAAAGGGCTCAGGTAACGTATTACGTGTCTGCTTCTTCCTGCCACTGTGATTGTCAGACGGAGAGGTGGGGGGAAATGTTAagccttttgctgtttttgttttgtatttcactttcaagatgagatgcagaaatatttacatctgtATGCCCCTGGGGATAGTGCGGTCACTTTGTAAGTTATGCAGAGAGAGAGCGGGTTGTTTCTCTGGCATGACTCTCAGGGAAAGCATAGCTGCTGGTAGCAGCATGCTCAGGAGCACAGGTCATTTCCTTCTGTAAGGCAGAGCTGGGTTGGCAGAATCTGACCTTGTATGGCCTTGTGCTGTCACTGCTGGTGATAGCGTTTGATTCTTTAGGAACTTATTTTGACCACTTTATTAAACATATGAGTGTGAATCACAGAGGGGTTTTGGAgctcttttccaaagcaaaaaggCATATTAACTTAGTTtgtttatctatttattaatttgttctttgctttgtctTCCTGCTTGATAGCTTGGCTGATGTAGGTTGAATGATTGTCACATTCTGCACAGCCTTCCTTCAGAGCAGGATAGCCAGTTGCGAGGTGTATTGTCACAAGTGCACTTCGTGTTTCCTTCCATACCAACAGCTCAAGAAGTTTTTCTCTAAGATGaattattagttttatttatagtGGACACGAGtgtcttgaaataaaatacagaagataaGCAGAAAGCTGAACATCAAGCCTTTGCGTGTCTACCTTCTGCAGGAGTGCTGcaatacattttcacttttgtgACATATGAGTGATGCTTCAAAAGCATCAGTTCTGCCAGGAGTGGCTGACAGGCATCTGCTGAAGCAAGTTTAGAGCCAGGGATCCGAGAGGACCTCTGGAAGTGTCTGGGCAATCCCAGAGCAAGACTCGGGAAACTGCATCAGGTTATTCTGGGCTTGTTTGGGGCCTGTTCCGAGTAACTGCAGGGATGAGTTGTGACAGCCTTTCTGTTCCAGGTTTTAACCAGTGGCTTGGGAAAGTGCATTTTGCTAATGTCCAGTCTAAATTTCCCTTGGGACAATGGTTGCAGACTGTGACCTGCCATTTCAATGTGCACTAATGAGAAGAATTTGCTCTGTCTTGTCTAAAACCCCCTTTTCAGTAGTGGAAGACAGCAATTGCATCCTCTTCACCTCTCTCCTCCACgttttcttctgctgtcatCATTACTACATGTTTTTCTCTGACTCCCTCTAATTTAGGTGTATGGAAACCGCCAGATTGtgctggagaaagaggaaacagaagagcTAAAACGATTCGATTCTCCAGGCTTGTTTCTGATTGGCTTCAAACCACTTTCAATGCTAAAACAGCACCATCATATCAAACCTGCCCAGTTCATCTATCCTGAGGAGTCCCTAATAAGTGGTAAGCAAGGAAGGCAAGAGAAGATTCATTACCTTGCATTAGGGTAATCAGCTGATTTGTAGCCTGTTTGGGTGGTGATCACTGAATGTAAAATCTTTGTCTAACTCAAAAACTTGCTGATGTTGAAACATATAGAAATAACTGCTACTGCCCCTCTCAGTTGcagttaattttttcttcagtagcaGAAGAGCTGACTGGGCTCTAAGTTTCGTCCAGGAAAAGCAGCTAGTCAAACTAAGCAGATGTAGCCCCAGAATATTTGGTTTTATCATTCATGAAAGTGAAGGATCCCGGTACCTGACAAGAAGGcaaatgtgatttaaaacaaacaaacaaaaacacaaagaaaccaaaaacagtGAAGATCACTGCAGTTTTCAAGTCAGCTAGGTGTGTGAACACAATCCTTGGGAGGTGTGTTTGAATTAACACTTTATTGGCTTGGGAAGAGCGAAGGAGAGGATGCTTAAGATcgtgttttctccttttttatctATCTTTTTAAGTTAATTCATCTAGAAATACAGAGTTAATCCATCCCAAGATGCATTTGTAAAGGAAAAGGTCCAGCTCCTCCATCTACCAGTGGGTAAGGAGGGCTGAGTTACAACCTTGCATTGTCTGACTGAAGAAGAACCTTAACACTAGCTTCTTCAGCTTAGCAGTTGCCCGAATGAAACACGTTACTTGTCTGTCAGGTTATTTGTAACCACTCTATCTGGTGAAATACGAAGCACACATACGTGGTTAGGCCTCAAGGGGGAATATTGCAGTCTGAATTCTTAATTTGTTACTTCTGCAAAAAGTCCTGTGATGTGCTGCTATTTGTATGTCCCACCTGACCAGAGTTAGGCTTCATAGACATCTCTTTCTAGATTTCAACCTTACTTCATTTCTCAGGTGttaatgttttcagttctttgccCAGAACTCTGGCAGCTCTGGTCACGAGGGACAGTATGAATGTCATTTTAGAGGTTTCCTCCTTCCAAAAGTTGCTTTTACCCCTGGAAATACTGCAAGCATTCAAAGAAGTCACAGATATTGAATCGGTAATACCTAGGATTACACTCCTGAACAAAGGAGCAAACCTGTCAATCTGACCTATACAGTCTTTGCTTTACAGGGAGTACAACTCTATTTAATGCCTTACTGATAAAGTGCTTGGAGAGAGAGGTGATGGCGCTGTGCAGATACACCATCCGCCGGAACACTCCCCCTCGCTTTGTGGCCCTGGTTCcgcaggaggaagaggtggaTGAACAGAAAGTGCAGATAGCTCCTCCAGGTATGGGAAGAGATGCTTTCTTTCTCTACTCTATGGGATGGATAATAGCTTCCTGTGCTGTGTGGAAATATTCTTGGTGCTGTCTTACAGCTGGGCAGAGTGCTTTCCaacatgatttttcttcagttttgtcgTTGTAAGCATCTGATGTTGCATCTGTTCTTAAAGCCTCAGTTGCATCTTCACTTGCTTGGTTATAACATGGCTACAGTATTTTCCCTGCCTCCTACCTCTTTTTAGCAGATTCAAGTAACTGAGCTAAAAGATAAAAGCccttttgtctgtttgttgACTAGATGGACATGGATTTCCCTGAATTTTATTGTACCCTTGGTTATGTTGTACAGTGTTAAAAAGTTTCACTTACTGATACTTGCACTTTATCAGCTGAGTGGAGATCAGGGACCACAGGCAGACTCTTgctcttttgcattttctctcttctttaacTGGAAAACCCTCTACTGGGAGAATGTAAAGTAGGGGAATAACATTGCTTGTGTACAGtgtaaagcatttcagaaataacatcTAAGCATTAACCAAATTTTCCAGCAAGCCTTTTTCAAGCTCATATTTAGTGAAAGACGGGGAAGATGGACAAGTTATTGTGCTGTTCCACTTAAAAAAACAGGTCACAAGTTTCCAGCTTTTAGCTGTGCGTTTAGTAGgattctttttcaaaaagcCAGTAGTGGTGTTAGGTTTTTCCATTGGGATTGGGATTGAATGTCATGTTTTAGGTATGAGGAGGTATTACTGATTGCTgctacttaaaacaaaacatctggCAAGTCTGGGGAGTCATCAGACCTACCTATTAAACATCTTGGTCTTTAAATCATGGTTTTGAGGATGTGGTTCTCAGTAGTTGTTCTCTCgctgtctgttttctgtgtagGTTTCCACGTCATTTTCCTACCGTATGCAGATGATAAACGGAATGTTGATTATACAGAAAAGGTGCCAGCCAGTCAAGAACAGGTgaacaaaatgaaggaaatcaTTCAAAAACTCCGGTTCAAATACAGGTACATGGAGATAAATAGTGTGGGTGGTGCACATTGGGAAGGATGCACAACACTACTGCTTGCTGTGTTGTACACATTTTTCAGCTGCAGTATCCGCAAGATGAGATTTTGCTGCGTGTGTTGACTAAATAGATATAATTGGGATGTTTCCTCATACCTACTAATTTAATCACAGAGtggccgaggttggaagggacctctgaagatcagctagtccaacccccctgccgagcagtatcacctagagcatgttgtggcatccaggcaggttttgagtatctccagagaaggagactccacagcctctctgggcagcctgttccagcgcTCTCTGGCATTCTTTAACAGGTCTACAGTAAATGTTTTAGAAAGACATAGTTACAAACACATTGACTGTAAAACATTCAACAGCTTAGTAGTCCAAACTCAGTGGTTAAGCCAGGCACCTTAAAGGTTGTTGTTACAGTAGTTGGACAAGACTTTGAACTGCTCTCTAGATTTGATCTGGATTTTGTTCCACGGTATGGCCAAGCATCACTGTGCAAATGTTGCTGTTGTTTACGTATTATAGGGATTCGTCAACTATAGGTCTAGATAACTTGGCAAGCCTTGCTAGCTCCATTTCATAATGCAGTGTCTTGCATATATAAATTACATGCAAGTTTTTACTTAGAAGGTCTCAACGTACCTCGGGGTTGGGGAGCACCTTGAATTCCAAATATaaactgttttcttgtgttcatCAAAAAAAGCGTCTCTTGCCCCACATCATTGCAGACACGTggataaaatgcatttaatgagGAAACTTTCAAGAGATGATGATTTGCATAAACAATCTACTTCCCTTTGCAATAGCCTTGTACAAACTTTGTTCTTAATTGTTCTGAAACGCCCAGGCATCACGTGCTGTATGTAGCATGTTTTGGAATTCTTTATAGTATTGTTGTGGTTCTCTAACTTGTTACAGAGGTACCACATTTTATTGTGGTTGTGCCAATCTATCACAAATTAAATTTGGATGAGAGTATGTCAGAGAATAGGCCTTTTTCATCATAGCTAGGACAAATTTAATAAAGTGCTCTTAGGGGACATTTTTTGTTATGTGGGTAGAAAATAGCACAGGTGGTATTAATGCAGGATGCCTCTGTCTGTTCATCTCACACAGCTTCAAACATTGTGGATACGTGACAGGGATGGTCATTCAGGCACATAAattgaaaagaggaaaagcagttcTACCAGTGAGATGGATTGAAGtgtgggaaggagggaggttTTACTTTGAAATAGGTTGGTTGAAGATCTTGCATGTCTTACCTGGCTTCTCAGCAGCATGAACTGAAATTTTGGGGGATTCTTGACAGGACCGACAGCTTTGAGAACCCGGTTTTGCAGCAGCACTTCAGGAATCTGGAGGCTTTGGCGTTGGATATGATGGAACCAGAAGAAGCTAAGGATCTGACAAGTGAGAATTACTGGTGCATGTGATGGGCAGTAGGATAAAGGGCTCTTGACGTTGTCTGTTTGAAGTCAGAGATCTGGTGCTACAAAACCAAATGTCTTCTAGAAGAATGTTTTAGTCATGTGCTGTTCCAAGATGTGGAATTCTGGATGTGTCTTCAAGAATTCTTCTTCAATAATTTGTCCTGTCTTCAAGAAT
This window harbors:
- the LOC118156926 gene encoding X-ray repair cross-complementing protein 5, coding for MSDWVSYYRAERPGDDDEEREEGDGHEEGTEPAGEYRFSGRDSLIFLVDASQAMFQPYQDEEAATPFDMTMQCIRNVYTSKIISSDRDLLSVVFYGTQTNKNSADFKHIYVLQDLDNPGAKRVLELDQYRGEEGQALFRETFGHNADYSLGEALWACSNLFSDVRVRLSHKRIMLFTNEDNPHANDSAKAKLARTRAGDLRDTGIILDLLHLKKPGGFDISLFYRDIINVAEDEDLGIQPDESGKLEHLMKKVRAKEARKRTLVRLNLYLNKDLSLSVGVYNLIQKAYKPYPVKLYRETNEPVKTKTRVFNGKTGSLLLPSDTKRAQVYGNRQIVLEKEETEELKRFDSPGLFLIGFKPLSMLKQHHHIKPAQFIYPEESLISGSTTLFNALLIKCLEREVMALCRYTIRRNTPPRFVALVPQEEEVDEQKVQIAPPGFHVIFLPYADDKRNVDYTEKVPASQEQVNKMKEIIQKLRFKYRTDSFENPVLQQHFRNLEALALDMMEPEEAKDLTMPKSEEMSRRLGNLVEEFKQLVYPPDYNPDGKAAKRKQACDDQADKRPKIEISEDSLRSYVQAGTLGKLTVPALKDVCRLYGLRSGGKKQELIDALTEYFNKH